Genomic DNA from Marnyiella aurantia:
TTCGGCGTGTCTGCACTTACAGTTGCTGTGTCCTCTTTCATTACTCCTGTATTTCCGCTTTCCTTGCCGCATGCTGTCAGTACGGCCGTTGTAAGGATTATGATCAGTTTCTTCATAGCTATTTGCTTGTTGGTTGGATATTACCTTATCAAATTTACTTAAAATTTATCAATGCCTCCAGACGTAGCGATTAATTACAGAAATATCACCTGCAAACCACTCAAATTATTTAAATTTGTGAACCTTAAGCAGGTCAATACTAAAATCCATAAAACAGATAAAAATGAGTTACATTTCGTACATTGAAGCAAGGCAGATCCTTGATTCCCGCGGTAATCCGACAATTGAAGTAGATGTTTTCACAGAAAGCGGAGCCATGGGCCGCGCAGCGGTACCTTCAGGCGCCTCCACAGGAGAACATGAGGCTGTTGAACTTCGTGACGGTGGCTCAGATTATCTTGGAAAAGGTGTTTTGAAAGCTGTAGAAAATGTGCGTGAAGTAATTGCGCCAGAGCTTGTTGGTATGCCTGTGTACGACCAAAATCTTATCGACCAGATAATGATTGATCTGGACGGTACCAGTAACAAGGGAAGCCTGGGTGCAAACGCCATTCTGGGGGTTTCTCTGGCAACGGCGAAAGCTGCTGCAACCGAACTGCGTCTTCCTCTTTACCGTTATGTGGGTGGTGTTAATGCCAATACACTTCCGGTACCTATGATGAACGTAATTAACGGTGGTTCACACTCTGATGCTCCAATCGCATTCCAGGAGTTTATGGTGATGCCGGTGAAGGCAGATTCATTCTCACATGCATTAAGAAAAGGAACAGAAATATTCCACAGCCTGAAATCCATTTTGCACTCCAGAGGTCTTTCCACTGCGGTGGGCGACGAGGGCGGTTTTGCGCCTACATTTACAGGAACTGAAGATGCTTTGGATACACTGATGCAGGCTATCGAAAAGGCCGGTTACAAGCCTGGAGACGATGTGATGATCGCTCTGGACTGTGCCGCATCCGAATTTTACAA
This window encodes:
- the eno gene encoding phosphopyruvate hydratase; translated protein: MSYISYIEARQILDSRGNPTIEVDVFTESGAMGRAAVPSGASTGEHEAVELRDGGSDYLGKGVLKAVENVREVIAPELVGMPVYDQNLIDQIMIDLDGTSNKGSLGANAILGVSLATAKAAATELRLPLYRYVGGVNANTLPVPMMNVINGGSHSDAPIAFQEFMVMPVKADSFSHALRKGTEIFHSLKSILHSRGLSTAVGDEGGFAPTFTGTEDALDTLMQAIEKAGYKPGDDVMIALDCAASEFYKDGTYDYRKFQTPESAQYNRSEQVSYLAELASKYPIISIEDGMHEDDWEGWKMLTDKIGDRVQLVGDDLFVTNVERLSRGINEGIANSILVKVNQIGTLSETMAAVQMAQHNRYTSVMSHRSGETEDSTIADLAVAMNCGQIKTGSASRSDRMAKYNQLLRIEEALGETAVFPGLDAFKVKK